One Stigmatopora nigra isolate UIUO_SnigA chromosome 1, RoL_Snig_1.1, whole genome shotgun sequence DNA segment encodes these proteins:
- the unc80 gene encoding protein unc-80 homolog isoform X7: MVKRKSLDDNEPECGKGIPFPIQTFLWRQTSAFLRPKLGKQYEASCVSFERVLVENKLHGLSPALSDAIQSISRWELVQAALPHVLHCTSILLSNRNKLGHQDKLGVAETKLLHTLHWMLLDAAQECNHEPGLSHGWSAGSSGGGAFLQPLANQGSSPGAPGSCSSSALGGSGPHHSNSQLEEDEHARAKWFHKSMATVELFVFLFAPLIHRIKESDLTFRLVSGLIIWQPMWEHRQPDIPAFTALIKPVRNIVTAKRNSPISNQCSPRGSGNPGPMGFQVVCEAGHSDSSSSAAGEHSCRRGNSVEKGGPSQQPPLVKGPTKKKTSAPAGVPASLSQRARYATYFDVAVLRCLLQPHWTEEGVHWALMYYLQRLRQILEERPERVPEPLVTPLPRPRSSSMVAATPSLVNTHKTQDMSLKCNEEGKSLSTETFTKVSLTNLRRQAVPDLSSDLGMNIFKKFKNRREDRERKGSIPFHHTGKKRQRRMGVPFLLHEDHLDVSPTRSTFSFGSFSGLGDDRRTLDRGGWQATIMGKFTRRGSTDTAADADSLSAKHSHSHHSLLREMPDHSNSHIENTVKEGEKPIRSQISTITMAAFNTTVASFNVGYADFFTEHMKRLCNPVVVPEMPVEPLACANLPRSFTDSCINYSCQEEGDNIEGTNNFVQKNGMLDLTAVLRALYAVLSHDISSRICDVALNIIDCLLQLGVVPGVGKKLSKPDNKENEEVRSKEAVSHSLGGGGGGDGGSGGGGGGGSGGGSGQGSKDDVKNNKDSDKKEENSSLSTHRLALSMLIKIVKSLGCAYGCGEGHRGLSGDRLRMQAQNCLTNLYKRDKLQFRQTMRDYVNKDTLNNIVDFLHALLGFCMEPITDNKAGFGNNFTTNDNKSLAQNMEAVVVGCMFKSLITRCASTTHELHSPENLGLYCDIRQLVQFIKEAHGNVFRRVALSALLDSAEKVTAAKKPEEKDESKLQAPRSEDQIPGALLGRKDFWRKMFKSQSAASDTSSQSEQDTSECTTAHSGTTTDRRSRSRSRRISLRKKLKLPIGNWLKRSSLSGLTDGVEDLLDISSVDRLSFIRQSSKVKFTSAVKLSEGVAAGPEYSRDEEENFFKRLGKWRSGRRNPSKLHHTEDKDGPHGFQERLAASQEAIKNKNVVNLGAIRQGMKRFQFLLNCCEPGTIPDASILAAALDLEAPIVARASLFLECARFVHRCNRGNWPEWMKGHHVNITKRGLSRGRSPIVGNKRNQKLQWNAAKHFCQWGDAIGTRLSELCHCDSESPANILGYTYDEEAKRRMRKEDEEEDYLDDNTVNPTKCGCPFALKMAACQLLLEITTFLRETFPCLPRPRTEPLVDLESCRLRLDPELGRHRYERKISFAGILDDEDGRDSLNSSSHTLKSDTICDEKKAQEATAPTRKIRIGGSRLLQIKGARSFRIKKGGSLSSIRRAGSLKSTKMSRQDSESENEEGILSQTNSRDTVTDIGSPCSTSEPSIEPEGQSSSGAEDNYHRNMSWLHIMILLCNQQSFICTHVDFCHPRCYQHHNRSCARLVRAIKLVYGETVDSLREDAGATAIGIMSARAQKNKECSDKSCLRTPSMKRRPTEGNTEGKKDTGMLKYIRNQVMSLSPAPLSLLIKAAPILTDDMYGDIQPAAWELLLSVDEHMAAASAAMFLLCAVKVPDAVTEMMMAEFQHPEACQRINSIFKFYTLWRFRYQVWPRMEEGAQQIFKIPPPSINFTLPSPILGMPCVPIFDPPWVPQNTGSVQDPINEDQSFPTLIQSVHAIKSFSARAVSRSHQRAEHILKNLQQEEEKRRLGREASIITAIPVAQEACYEPTCSPPSEQEEEAEEVVNLASRRLSVSPSCASSNSHRNYSFRRGSVWSVRSLASAEDEENTTEHTPTHHMVQPPQAVFPACICAAVLPIVHLMEDGEVREDGVAVSAVAQQILWNCLIEDPALVLRHFLEKLTVSNRQDELMYMLRKLLLNIGDLPAQTSHILFNYLVGLIMYFVRTPCEWGMDAISATLTFLWEVVGYVEGLFFKDLKQTMKKEQCEVKLLVTASMPGTKTLVVHGQNECDIPTQLPVHEDTQFEALLKECLEFFNIPEARSAHYFLMDKRWNLIHYSKTYVRDIYPFRRSVSPQLNLVHMLPEKGQELIQKQVFSRKLEEVGRVLFLISLTQHMPAVHKQSHVSLLQEDLLRLPSFPRTAIDAEFSLFNEPQGKELFGLDTLHKVLWIKLLEEMFLGMPSEYPWGDEMMLFLNVFNGALLLHPEDSALVRQHTATAINTAVHFNHLFSLSGYQWILPTMLQVYADYEGNPLLRQGIEFCCRQFYILHRKPFVLQLFASVAPLLEFNTNTSSGLSKGVSAQCLFDLLVSLEGETLDALDALELVKAEKPLRSLDFCYGNEDLAFSISDSIKLCVTVAAYAPESFRSLQMLMVLEALVPCYLQKLKNNTMTMESASAARDEIAAIAALATSLQALLYSSEALTRPMTAPQISRCDQGHKGGTTANHTMSGGVNTRDNLHLLEEGQGMPREELDERIAREEFRRPRESLLNICTEFYKHCGPRLKILQNVAGEPRVTALELLDMKSHMRLAEIAHALLKLAPYDTLTMESRGLRRYIMEMLPITDWSSEAVRPALILILKRLDRMFNKIHKMPTLRCARPQALCTRRQVEWEAASNLIEGICLTLQRQSIISFLPHLRSLINVCVNLVMGVVGPSSVADGLPLLHLSPYLSPPLPFSTAVVRLVALQIQALKEDFPLNHVISPFTNQERREGMLLNLLIPFVLTVGSGSKDSPHLEQPEIVLLLQTVINILLPPRIISTSRTKNFMLDASPAHCSTPGDTGKDLRREGLAESTSQAAYLALKVVLVCFERSLGNQWYRLSLQVKEMALRKVGGLAFWDFIDFIVRTRIPIFVLLRPFIQCKLLTQPADSQEEITARHHIADQLERRFIPRPLCKSSLFAEFNNELKILKEAVHSGSAYQGKTSISTVGTSTSAYRLSLATMSRSNTGTGTVWEQDSQPSRQPSQDTLSRTDEDDEENDSISIPSVVSEHEAFLPRLITERRFSSHATGSATLQPEAPRSTMLPSHSEPNVLDESQGLLQEGNLSRVASIQSEPGQQNLLIQPPLGRKRGLRQLRRPLLSIPKAEPRGRSGARLSTTRRSIQPKNKPLETLLDCEAAQGDQKRSVTFTETQSQQTCSAAGKPSSPSGKDVIAEGKKTNIATSKPPMLEVPSASSATVIADLHSPAKTQVAPTMSIKEKREQWSLRSSLSPPASISRTSTPTPPSHPCSPLSLSRTSSPLSRTCSPLPPSLPVLGAAAFSGPPQPPALSLPPSPRVPPPTASRNRESPGDADTAALLPHSNTLVQLSEDEGTENPLLTPLLSTSSPRRSPCQIPLFPGDLDSGESHV; the protein is encoded by the exons ATGGTGAAGAGGAAAAGCTTGGATGACAACGAACCGGAGTGCGGGAAAGGAATCCCCTTCCCCATCCAGACCTTCCTGTGGCGGCAGACTAG TGCGTTTTTACGTCCTAAGTTGGGGAAACAATATGAAGCATCTTGCGTG TCCTTTGAGCGTGTCCTGGTGGAGAACAAGCTACATGGCTTGTCGCCGGCCCTTTCCGACGCCATTCAAAGCATCTCTCGCTGGGAGCTGGTCCAAGCTGCCTTGCCGCACGTTCTGCACTGCACCTCCATTTTGCTGTCCAACAGGAACAAACTTG GTCATCAGGACAAACTGGGCGTGGCTGAGACCAAACTGCTCCATACGCTGCATTGGATGCTCCTGGATGCCGCCCAGGAGTGCAACCACGAGCCCGGGCTGAGCCACGGGTGGTCTGCCGGCAGCAGTGGCGGGGGGGCCTTCCTGCAGCCCCTCGCCAACCAGGGCTCATCGCCCGGCGCCCCGGGCTCCTGCTCCAGCTCTGCGTTAGGAGGCTCGGGTCCACATCACAGCAACTCCCAGCTGGAAGAGGATGAGCATGCTCGCGCCAAGTGGTTCCACAAGAGCATGGCCACCGTGGAGCTCTTTGTGTTCCTCTTTGCGCCGCTGATTCATCGGATCAAG GAATCCGACTTGACATTTCGCCTGGTCAGTGGTCTTATAATATGGCAGCCAATGTGGGAGCACCGCCAACCTGATATCCCCGCCTTCACAGCCCTCATCAAACCAGTCCGAAACATAGTAACAG CAAAGAGGAACTCCCCAATCAGTAACCAGTGCAGTCCACGTGGGTCTGGAAACCCTGGTCCCATG GGCTTTCAGGTTGTCTGTGAGGCTGGCCATTCCGATTCTTCTTCCTCAGCAGCAGGAGAGCACAGCTGTCGCCGGGGTAACTCAGTGGAAAAAGGCGGACCTTCCCAGCAACCCCCACTCGTCAAAGGGCCCACCAAGAAAAA GACATCAGCCCCTGCTGGCGTACCAGCATCCCTGTCTCAGCGAGCTCGCTACGCCACCTACTTTGATGTTGCGGTCCTGCGCTGCCTTCTGCAGCCTCACTGGACAGAAGAGGGGGTACACTGGGCATTGATGTACTACCTCCAACGGCTGAGACAGATTCTGGAGGAGAGACCTGAACGTGTCCCCGAACCGCTGGTCACTCCGCTGCCGCGGCCACGGAGCAGCTCAATGGTGGCCGCCACCCCTTCGCTGGTCAATACCCACAAAACGCAGGATATGAGTCTCAAATGCAACGAAGAGGGAAAATCTCTAAGCACCGAGACTTTCACAAAAGTTTCCTTAACCAACCTTCGGCGCCAAGCTGTACCTGACCTTTCATCTGACCTTGGCATGAACATCTTCAAGAAG TTTAAAAATCGACGCGAGGACCGAGAGCGGAAGGGGTCAATTCCCTTCCATCACACAGGGAAGAAGCGCCAACGCCGTATGGGCGTCCCCTTTCTGCTCCACGAGGACCACCTCGACGTTTCGCCCACTCGCAGCACGTTTTCCTTCGGGAGCTTTTCCGGCCTAGGCGATGATCGCCGGACTCTGGACCGTGGGGGCTGGCAGGCCACCATCATGG GTAAATTCACACGTCGAGGCAGCACAGACACAGCAGCTGACGCCGACAGCCTGAGCGCCAAACATTCGCATTCCCACCATTCACTTCTCCGAGAAATGCCCGACCACTCCAATAGCCACATCGAGAACACCGTCAAAGAGGGTGAAAAGCCCA TTCGATCCCAGATCTCTACCATTACTATGGCAGCTTTCAACACAACAGTGGCGTCCTTTAATGTGGGCTATGCCGACTTCTTTACCGAACACATGAAAAGACTGTGCAATCCCGTGGTGGTTCCAGAGATGCCTGTGGAGCCGCTGGCCTGTGCCAACCTTCCCCGCAGCTTCACTGACTCCTGCATCAACTACTCGTGCCAGGAGGAGGGTGACAACATTGAGGGCACCAATAACTTTGTGCAGAAGAATGGAATGCTGGATCTCACA GCAGTGCTCCGTGCACTCTATGCTGTCCTCAGTCATGACATCAGCTCCAGGATCTGTGATGTGGCCCTCAACATCATCGACTGCCTGCTGCAGCTGGGCGTGGTGCCCGGGGTGGGCAAAAAGCTGTCCAAGCCTGACAACAAGGAGAACGAGGAGGTGCGATCCAAGGAGGCGGTTAGCCACAGCcttggaggaggaggtggcggAGATGGTGGTAGCGGGGGAGGCGGTGGAGGGGGGAGCGGCGGAGGAAGTGGGCAAGGAAGCAAGGATGATGTGAAAAATAACAAGGACAGTGACAAAAAG GAAGAGAATTCTTCCCTAAGCACTCATCGGCTGGCCCTCTCCATGCTTATCAAAATAGTCAAGTCATTGGGCTGTGCTTATGGATGTGGCGAGGGACATCGTGGCCTTTCGGGAGATCGCCTGAGAATGCAG GCCCAAAACTGCCTGACCAACCTTTACAAGCGAGACAAGCTGCAGTTTCGCCAGACAATGCGAGACTACGTCAACAAAGACACTCTGAATAACATTGTGGACTTTCTTCATGCTCTGCTGGGCTTCTGCATGGAGCCTATCACCGACA ATAAAGCCGGGTTTGGGAACAATTTCACTACAAACGACAACAAGTCCTTGGCGCAGAACATGGAGGCTGTGGTAGTGGGTTGCATGTTCAAATCGTTGATCACCCGCTGCGCCTCAACAACACATGAACTTCACAGCCCAGAGAACCTG GGCCTATACTGTGACATTCGCCAACTGGTGCAGTTCATCAAGGAGGCCCATGGAAATGTTTTTCGTAGGGTTGCTCTGAGCGCTCTCCTTGACAGCGCTGAGAAGGTCACGGCTGCCAAAAAACCTGAAGAAAAAGATGAGAGCAAACTGCAAGCTCCAAGAAG TGAGGATCAGATCCCTGGAGCTCTGCTGGGCAGAAAAGACTTTTGGAGGAAGATGTTTAAGTCGCAGAGTGCTGCCAGTGACACCAGCAGCCAATCAGAACAGGATACATCGGAATGTACCACTGCCCACTCTGGCACCACTACAGACCGTCGCTCTCGATCAAGATCCCGGCGTATTTCACTTCGCAAGAAACTTAAgctgcccatag GCAATTGGCTGAAACGTTCATCCCTCTCCGGTCTCACTGACGGTGTGGAAGACCTGTTGGATATCAGCTCAGTAGATCGTCTCTCTTTTATACGGCAAAGTTCAAAG GTGAAGTTTACCAGCGCAGTCAAACTGTCGGAGGGTGTTGCTGCTGGGCCAGAGTACAGCAGGGATGAGGAGGAGAATTTCTTCAAGCGGCTCGGTAAATGGAGGTCTGGCAGGAGGAATCCATCCAAGCTTCACCACACAGAAGATAAAGATG GACCTCACGGTTTCCAGGAGCGTCTGGCCGCCAGCCAGGAggctataaaaaacaaaaatgtggtgaACTTGGGTGCAATTAGACAAGGCATGAAACGCTTCCAGTTTCTGCTCAACTGCTGCGAGCCCGGGACCATACCTGACGCTTCAATCCTCGCCGCTGCTCTGGACCTG GAAGCACCCATCGTAGCTCGGGCTTCCCTCTTTCTTGAATGTGCTCGATTTGTTCATCGCTGCAACCGTGGCAACTGGCCAGAGTGGATGAAAGGACACCATGTCAACATTACCAAGAGAGGCTTGTCCAGGGGGCGATCGCCTATAGTGGGCAATAAAAGGAATCAGAAACTTCAGTGGAATGCAGCAAAACATTTCTGTCAGTGGGGAGAT GCAATTGGCACGCGGCTGAGCGAATTGTGCCACTGTGACAGCGAAAGTCCTGCCAACATCCTGGGGTACACCTACGATGAAGAAGCAAAACGGAGGATGAGAaaggaggatgaagaagaagacTATTTAGATGATA ACACAGTCAATCCGACAAAATGTGGCTGCCCATTTGCCCTGAAGATGGCTGCGTGTCAGCTATTGTTGGAAATCACCACTTTTCTACGAGAGACGTTCCCTTGCTTGCCGAGACCGCGCACAGAACCACTTGTG gATTTAGAAAGCTGCCGACTGCGTCTGGATCCTGAGCTTGGACGACATCGCTATGAGAGGAAGATCAGTTTCGCCGGCATCCTCGATGACGAGGACGGCCGTGACTCGCTTAACAGCAGTAGCCACACTCTGAAGTCAGACACGATATGTGATGAGAAAAAGGCACAGGAGGCAACAG CTCCCACCCGAAAAATTCGTATCGGCGGCTCACGCCTGCTTCAGATTAAAGGAGCCCGGAGTTTCCGTATAAAAAAGGGGGGATCTTTGTCTTCCATACGGAGGGCCGGCAGCCTGAAGAGCACTAAAATGTCCCGACAGGATTCAGAATCAGAAAATGAGGAGGGGATCCTTTCACAAACAAACAGCAGAGATACTGTGACAGACATCG GCAGTCCGTGTAGTACCAGTGAACCCAGCATTGAGCCTGAGGGTCAGAGCTCAAGTGGTGCTGAAGACAACTACCACCGCAATATGTCATGGCTCCAC ATCATGATCCTGCTGTGCAACCAGCAGAGCTTCATCTGCACCCACGTTGACTTCTGCCATCCACGTTGCTACCAGCACCACAACCGCTCCTGCGCCCGCCTGGTCCGGGCCATCAAACTCGTGTACGGCGAGACGGTGGACAGCCTGAGAGAAGATGCCGGGGCTACTGCCATTGGTATCATGAGTGCTCGTGCTCAGAAGAACAAGGAA TGTTCAGACAAATCATGTTTGAGAACACCATCCATGAAAAGGAGACCCACTGAAGGCAACACCGAAGGAAAGAAGGACACCGGGATGTTAAAGTACATCAGGAACCAG GTGATGAGCTTGTCGCCAGCTCCCCTGTCACTGCTCATCAAAGCGGCTCCCATCTTGACTGATGACATGTATGGAGATATTCAGCCGGCGGCTTGGGAGCTCCTGCTTAGTGTGGATGAACATATGGCAGCGGCTTCAG CCGCCATGTTTCTCCTGTGCGCAGTCAAAGTCCCGGATGCAGTTACTGAGATGATGATGGCCGAGTTTCAGCACCCCGAGGCCTGCCAGCGCATTAATTCTATCTTCAAGTTCTACACGCTTTGGCGATTCCGCTACCAGGTGTGGCCACGCATGGAGGAAGGAGCCCAGCAAATCTTCAAA ATTCCACCACCCAGCATAAACTTCACCCTGCCATCGCCCATTCTTGGCATGCCCTGTGTCCCCATTTTTGACCCCCCGTGGGTTCCCCAGAACACCGGAAGTGTCCAAGACCCAATCAATGAGGATCAATCT ttccccACGTTAATTCAGTCAGTCCATGCCATA AAATCCTTCTCAGCGAGGGCGGTGTCACGCTCCCATCAACGGGCTGAGCACATCCTAAAGAACTTGCAGCAGGAGGAGGAAAAGCGGCGACTGGGTCGCGAAGCCAGCATCATTACGGCCATCCCGGTGGCGCAGGAGGCGTGCTACGAGCCCACCTGCAGTCCTCCGTCTGAGCAAGAAGAGGAAG CAGAAGAAGTGGTGAACCTGGCATCCCGCCGTCTGTCCGTTAGTCCCTCCTGTGCTTCCAGCAACTCCCACAGGAATTATTCTTTCCGACGAGGCTCTGTGTGGTCAGTCCGCTCATTGGCCAGTGCTGAAG ACGAAGAAAATACGacagaacacacacccacacaccacaTGGTACAGCCACCACAGGCGGTGTTTCCAGCATGCATCTGTGCTGCCGTTCTCCCCATTGTGCACCTCATGGAGGATGGAGAGGTTAGAGAGGATGGCGTTGCTG TGAGTGCCGTTGCCCAGCAAATCTTGTGGAACTGCCTAATTGAAGACCCTGCCCTTGTTTTGCGTCATTTTCTGGAGAAACTCACTGTGAGCAACCGGCAG GATGAGTTGATGTACATGTTAAGGAAGCTGCTGCTTAATATTGGAGACCTTCCAGCGCAGACCTCCCACATCCTTTTCAACTACCTG GTGGGCTTGATCATGTATTTTGTGCGGACCCCATGCGAGTGGGGGATGGATGCCATCTCAGCTACCCTCACCTTCTTGTGGGAAGTGGTGGGCTATGTAGAAGGTCTGTTCTTCAAGGATCTAAAGCAGACCATGAAGAAAGAGCAGTGTGAAGTAAAACTGTTGGTCACTGCGTCAATGCCGG GAACCAAGACTCTGGTGGTGCACGGGCAGAACGAATGTGACATCCCGACACAGCTTCCGGTTCATGAAGACACACAGTTTGAAGCTCTGCTTAAG GAATGCCTGGAGTTCTTCAACATTCCAGAAGCTCGGTCAGCACATTACTTTCTTATGGACAAACGGTGGAACCTCATCCATTATTCTAAG ACATATGTAAGAGATATTTACCCCTTTCGGAGGTCAGTCTCACCACAGCTCAACCTTGTCCACATGCTGCCAGAGAAAGGACAGGAGCTTATTCAGAAACAG GTGTTTTCCCGCAAACTTGAAGAGGTTGGCCGAGTGCTCTTCCTCATCTCCCTCACTCAGCATATGCCAGCTGTTCATAAACAGTCCCACGTCTCACTGCTCCAAGAAGACCTGCTACGCCTACCATCCTTCCCGAGAACTGCCATTGATGCTGAGTTCTCTCTATTTAATGAGCCACAGG GTAAGGAGCTTTTCGGCTTAGACACCCTTCACAAGGTGTTGTGGATCAAACTCCTGGAAGAGATGTTCTTGGGAATGCCCAGCGAGTATCCATGGGGAGATGAGATGATGCTGTTCCTAAATGTTTTTAACGGGGCCTTGTTGCTACACCCGGAAGACAGCGCCCTTGTTAGGCAGCACACAGCCACTGCAATCAACACTGCAGTACACTTCAATCACCTGTTCTCACTGAGCGGCTACCAGTGGATCTTGCCCACTATGCTACAG GTGTATGCAGACTACGAGGGCAATCCTTTATTGAGACAAGGGATCGAATTCTGCTGTCGCCAATTCTACATACTCCACCGCAAGCCCTTTGTCCTGCAGTTGTTTGCCAGTGTAGCACCGTTGCTAGAGTTCAAC ACTAACACCAGTAGCGGTCTTTCCAAGGGAGTGTCTGCTCAGTGTTTGTTCGACCTTTTGGTCTCTCTGGAAGGTGAAACTCTGGATGCTCTTGATGCGCTGGAGCTGGTCAAGGCTGAGAAACCACTGCGGTCTCTGG ATTTCTGCTACGGTAATGAAGATTTGGCCTTTTCGATTAGTGATTCAATCAAGCTGTGTGTCACCGTGGCCGCCTATGCGCCTGAATCCTTCAGAAG TCTCCAAATGTTGATGGTGCTGGAGGCCCTGGTCCCATGTTATCTCCAGAAACTGAAGAACAATACAATGACCATGGAGTCAGCCTCGGCGGCCAGGGATGAGATTGCAGCTATTGCTGCTTTGGCCACATCCTTGCAAGCACTGCTCTACAGCTCAGAGGCCCTTACAAG GCCCATGACGGCACCACAGATATCTCGTTGTGATCAAGGACATAAAGGAGGAACCACTGCCAATCACACCATGTCAGGTGGCGTCAACACGAG GGACAACCTCCACCTTCTGGAGGAGGGTCAGGGCATGCCGCGGGAAGAGCTGGACGAGCGCATCGCAAGGGAGGAATTCCGTCGACCGCGAGAGTCCTTGCTAAACATCTGCACGGAATTTTATAAGCACTGCGGCCCACGTCTGAAGATCCTGCAAAATGTAGCTGGTGAGCCACGGGTGACAGCGCTGGAGCTTCTGGACATGAAATCACATATGAG GCTGGCCGAGATCGCCCACGCCCTCCTGAAGCTGGCGCCGTACGACACCCTGACCATGGAAAGCCGAGGCCTGCGCCGTTACATCATGGAGATGCTGCCCATCACCGACTGGTCTTCCGAGGCCGTGCGACCCGCTCTCATTCTCATCCTCAAGAGGCTCGACCGCATGTTCAACAAGATTCACAAAATGCCCACGCTCAGGTGCGCTCGCCCACAGGCATTGTGCACCAG GAGACAAGTGGAGTGGGAGGCAGCCAGCAACCTTATCGAGGGCATCTGTCTGACTCTCCAGCGACAATCAATCATCTCCTTCCTCCCGCACCTTCGTTCGCTCATCAATGTCTGCGTCAACCTG GTTATGGGTGTTGTGGGTCCATCCAGTGTGGCAGACGGGTTACCTCTTCTACACCTCAGCCCTTACCTCTCCCCGCCACTGCCCTTCAGTACAGCGGTGGTCCGCCTAGTTGCTTTGCAAATTCAG GCTTTGAAAGAAGACTTCCCTCTGAATCATGTGATATCACCTTTTACCAATCAAGAGAGGCGAGAGGGGATGCTGCTAAATCTGCTCATTCCCTTTGTGCTCACTGTTGGGTCTGGAAGCAAAG ACAGCCCCCACCTTGAGCAGCCGGAAATCGTTCTGCTGCTGCAGACGGTCATCAATATTCTGCTGCCGCCCCGCATCATCTCGACCTCTCGCACCAAGAACTTCATGCTAGATGCTTCCCCGGCTCACTGCTCTACCCCCGGTGATACGGGAAAGGACCTCCGCAGAGAGGGTTTGGCTGAGTCCACAAGCCAGGCAGCATATCTAG CTCTAAAAGTGGTTTTAGTGTGTTTCGAGCGTTCTCTCGGAAACCAGTGGTACCGTCTGAGCTTACAAGTGAAGGAGATGGCCCTCAGGAAGGTGGGCGGTCTGGCCTTCTGGGACTTTATTGACTTCATTGTGAGAACCCGCATCCCCATCTTTGTCCTACTGAGGCCGTTTATACAGTGCAAG CTGTTGACGCAACCGGCAGACTCCCAGGAAGAGATCACAGCACGTCACCATATCGCCGACCAGCTAGAGCGGCGCTTCATCCCGCGACCTCTGTGCAAGAGCTCGCTGTTTGCTGAATTTAACAATGAACTGAAAATCCTCAAAGAGGCTGTGCACAGCGGCTCTG CGTACCAAGGAAAGACGTCAATCAGCACAGTGGGCACCTCTACGTCGGCCTACCGCCTCAGTTTGGCCACTATGTCACGCTCCAACACGGGTACTGGCACAGTTTGGGAACAGGACAGCCAGCCGTCACGCCAGCCGTCCCAGGACACGCTCAGTCGCACTGATGAAGACGACGAAGAGA ATGACTCCATAAGTATCCCCAGTGTAGTAAGTGAACACGAGGCCTTTTTGCCCAGACTGATAACAGAACGCCGATTCTCCAGCCATGCCACCGGCTCAGCCACTCTGCAACCTGAAGCACCGCGCAGCACAATGCTTCCCAGCCACAG TGAACCCAATGTGCTAGATGAGTCGCAGGGCCTTCTGCAGGAGGGCAACCTCTCTAG GGTTGCCAGCATACAGAGTGAGCCCGGCCAGCAAAACTTACTCATTCAGCCTCCACTAGGAAGGAAGAGAGGCCTCAGACAG CTGCGGCGCCCACTCTTGTCCATACCAAAGGCTGAGCCACGAGGTCGTTCAGGAGCTCGTCTTTCCACAACTCGCAGGAGCATCCAACCCAAAAACAAGCCACTGG AAACTTTATTGGACTGTGAAG